The DNA window CGGCACTTCACCTCCATGCTTCTCCATAAGGATTTGGCAGGTTTTGATGATGTTTTCTGCTTTGCTATTAAAAAGACCGATCGTGCGCACATACGATTTCAGTGTTTCCACACCCAAATCGAAGATGGCTTGCGGTGTATTGGCCACAGGGAAGAGCTTAGCTGTGGCTTTGTTAACGCCCTTATCTGTAGCCTGCGCGGAGAGAATAACCGCGATCAGTAATTCAAAAGCGCTGTCGTAGTTCAGTTCGGTTGTGGGCTTTGGGTTGGCACTTTGCCAGCGATAGAAAATATCCCACCGCTTTTCTTTGTTCACGCACGCACCCCTTGAGGTGCAACGGATCTGCGCAAAGCACGGCGCTCCACTTGTTGATCGATGACGTTTTTCAGTGCCAACAACAGGCCCAGTCCAATAAAGGCACCGGGCGGCAATATCGCTAAGAGAAAGCCTCGATAATCCTCGATAAGAACAATCGAAAACCCCCGCGCTGCCTCGCCAAACATGAGATGCGCGTTGGCCATCAGCGTTCCGGCCCCCAATGCTTCGCGCATAGCACCCAAAGCGACCAAAACTAAGGTAAAGCCAATACCCATGGTCAGGCCGTCCACAAAGGCTCGCGGCACGGCATTGCGGGAGGCAAAAGCTTCGGCGCGGCCAATGATGGCGCAGTTGGTCACAATCAATGGAATAAAGATGCCCAATACCAAGAACAATTCGTGGAAAAAGGCATTCATGGCCAGTTCGATGGCAGTGACTACTGAGGCAATGATTAAGACAAAAATAGGAATGCGAATTTCGGGGCGCACCCAATTGCGAATCATCGACACGGAAACATTAG is part of the Ectothiorhodosinus mongolicus genome and encodes:
- the nth gene encoding endonuclease III — its product is MNKEKRWDIFYRWQSANPKPTTELNYDSAFELLIAVILSAQATDKGVNKATAKLFPVANTPQAIFDLGVETLKSYVRTIGLFNSKAENIIKTCQILMEKHGGEVPRDRAALEALPGVGRKTANVVLNTAFGEPTIAVDTHIFRVANRTGLAPGKTPLAVENRLLKVVPNEFKQDAHHWMILHGRYVCLARSPRCAECLIADLCDYKNKNL
- a CDS encoding electron transport complex subunit E, with amino-acid sequence MISSYRQIVADGLWYNNPGLVQLLGLCPLLAISGTMVNAIGLGLATTLTLVASNVSVSMIRNWVRPEIRIPIFVLIIASVVTAIELAMNAFFHELFLVLGIFIPLIVTNCAIIGRAEAFASRNAVPRAFVDGLTMGIGFTLVLVALGAMREALGAGTLMANAHLMFGEAARGFSIVLIEDYRGFLLAILPPGAFIGLGLLLALKNVIDQQVERRALRRSVAPQGVRA